CAAAGGCCTCTGCTGATGATATAATTCATTATAACTGTATCTGCTGCTGAAGTAATTCAGGTGAGGGGGTAAACCTTTCGATAATAGATGCTCTGGTTGATACTGATTTACTCAGTGCTGGTGGGATTTTCAATCGGATTGATGGGAATGGGAGGGGTTTTTTTAACTCCGGTATTAATTCTGATCATGGATTTATCGCTGTCGGAGATCATGGGGACAGTTCTATTGAGTTTTACCGCTACAGGAATGATGGGCAGCCTGATGTATCATCGTAGAGGCAATATTGACTGGTCGGCAGCACTTTTGCTGGGATCTTTCAGCGCTCTGGGCAGCATTTTTGGCGCCAGTACAAATTTAGCTCTTGATGAAGAGATACTGAAAACAATTCTCGGGCTTTTCCTGGCTGCGATTGGAGTTTTTACCCTTCTGCGCCATAAATTTACTCTGACTTTAGGCGGATTCAACAATATTGAGTCAGCGGTTTTTTCCGTTATAATTTTTTCCCTTACCGGGCTAGGCGTAGGATTTGCCTCCGGTCTTCTGGGGGTGGGCGGTCCGGTTTTACTGGTTCCACTGCTGGTGGCTGCAGGCTGGCCCATTCTTCTGGCGGTGGGAGTGAGCCAGGTGGTTAGTGTCTTTGCTTCTCTTGCGGGGGCTGCCGGATATCTGCAGGCCGGAAGTCTGTCTCCTCTGCTGGCCTTCTGGTTGGCGGGAGGGCAGCTGATCGGTGTGGTTTGCGGCTCCATTTCCGCCCATTCACTGCCAGAAAATAAAATTAAAATTCTGCTCGGCACGGCCCTGATATTTCTGGGATTTTATTTTACCGTTTAAAGATCAAAGTTTCCGGGAGGTTTCTAACATGGTAAACGATGGTGTGAAGGGGATCAGCAGCACCATAAATGAAGTCGTTTCCGGCCGGCCTTCGACGGTGGCCGAAACAGCGCCTGCCAGAAAGAAAAAAAAGGATAAATCCCGGGATAGAGGAGATCTGATCTACCTCTCCGATCTGGCCCAAAACCTGCATGCTCTCATAAAATTTCTGGAAGAGAGGGACTGGCCGGAAGAGCAGAATGGCTTTGATTTTATAATGGAAAAATTTATAGAAAATCCCGATCCTTATCCTGTACCCGAGTTTGTGGAGATGCTGGTGGAATTGAGCGGCCAAAATCCGGGCTGTTTTAAAGAGCTGCTCTTTCAGGCCCGCATGCTGCAGAAAGATGATTACAACCCAATACTCTGGCTGGGCGTTCTTACCAGGCTGTCAAGGTCGGAAGCTGAAAGTTTCATTGAATGCACCGCGGAAATATTCTCGTTTTATGAAGATAAAGATCTGGTCAAAGAGCTTGTGGCTTATATCGAAGAAGTTCGAATAATATTAAACGAGCATCAGTTTCGGGAGGCAGCGGAGAGATCAGCTTTCATAACTTCTGCCTGTCAGCATATCAATTCCGATAAAAAAGCGTAATACATTATAAATAATGAACAATAAACAATGAATAGTAAAATTATATCATTGCTGTTAATGGACTTTTGAACTATTTAATGATACAATGATAAAAAGTATTATTAATAATAAATTTGATAACAGTTCTACCGGGGCTTAAGCTTTTTGTCTGTTCAGTTTTTTAGGCCTTAAAGAAGTTCTTTAGGGGGCTGAAAAATTTGAAATCGGTTTTGATAGTGGATGATGCATCCTTTATGAGGTTGAATTTAAAGAACATACTGGATGAGGATTACGAAATCCTGGGCGAGGCGGAAAATGGAAAAGAAGCAGTGGAAAAATATCAGGAGCTGAATCCTGATATCGTAACGATGGATATAACAATGCCGGAGATGGATGGACTCGAGGCCATAAAAGCTATAAAGGATATCGATCCCGATTCAGATATTGTCGTGGTCAGCGCTATGGGCCAGCAAAAAATGGTCATCGATGCTATCGAAGCCGGGGCGGAAGACTTTATTGTCAAACCCTTTGAAGACGAAAGGGTGCTGGAAGCGCTGCAAAAGTTAGGTTAAAAACTTATTTGAGGAAGCTTCTGCCAGTTTGTTAAGAAAAACAGTACTATTGTATCAGAGCTTTTTTCTCACAGCTCTTTCATTTGCAGATAATATTATGGTAGAATGCAGTATGTCTTATCTAACCAGTTTAAGATTTGAAGTAAATCTTTTCATTTGAGGTGGTTTCTGGATGAATGAATACCTGAATTTCTTACAGACCGGCCTCGATGGCGCCTCTGAAAGACAATCAGCTCTGACCAATAACATAGCCAATGCGGATACTCCTGGCTATAAGCGCGAGGATGTTGACTTCCGCTCTACTCTGCGGGGAAAAATGGAGGGTGACTCTTCCGGCGGCGGTCGAACCGGGCTGAGCAGGACTCATCCTGGCCATCTTGCCGGCAGAAGAACGGAAGAAGCGGGCGCTGAATTCAAACGTTATAAAGAAACTGATACTTCCTATAGGTACGATGAAAATAATGTCGATATCGAAAGAGAAATGGCCGAATTGTCCAAAAATGAAATCTACTTCAGCACTCTCTCCCAGCAGATCAATGCTAAGTTCAATAATCTGGGTACCGTACTGGAAAGAGGTGGATAAACATGTTTGAAAACATCAACACCAGCGCCTCTGGACTGACCGCTCAAAGAACCAGAATGGACGTCATCTCGGATAACATAGCCAATGTTAACACCACCCGGACTGAAGATGGCGACCCCTATCGACGCAAAACCCCTGTTTTTCGCAGTCGAGCTTCCCGGGGGACGGGCAGCTTCTCGCAAATTTTATCTGAGAGAGCCTCGAGTTTTTCACAGAGTGGAGATAGCTCCCGCAGGGGGGTTGAGATAGCCGAGATTGCTGAAGATGATAGCCCCTTCAAAACGATTTATAACCCAGAACATCCTGATGCTGACGACGACGGTTATGTAGAAAAGCCCAATGTTGAGATCACCATGGAGATGGTCGATATGATAGATGCCTCGCGGGCCTATGAGGCAAACATCAATGCTCTGGAAACCGCTGAAAATACCGCTCAGAGAGCTCTCGACATCGGAGGCGCCTAAATAAGGAGTGATGGTCAATGATCGGACCTATTTCTGACAGGCTGGATCTGCTTTCCGGCGGGGAGATTGAAACCACTGAGTCGGAGGGCAGCGAACATCCCATAGACGATTTTGCTGAGCTGCTGGCCAGGAATGTTGAAGAAGTAAATCAAATGGAGAGAAGCGCTCAGGATCTGAGCGAGCAGTTTGCCCTGGGGGAAATAGATAATATTCACGAGGTAACAGTTGCCACCGAGAAGGCCAGACTGGCCCTGCAGCTGACCACAGAGATTCAAAATAGAGTGGTTGAAGCTCATGACGATATAATGAGAATGCAAATTTAGTGAGGTTACAGTGATGTTTGCAAGAATCAGAGATTTTTTCAGCCAGCTCCAGGAGCTCTGGGGAAAACTAAATAACAGAGCTAAAATAATCATAGGGGCTTCTGCTTTTATTGTTTTCACTGCTCTGGTATTTATGATTTTTGTGCTGGGAGATGCCAATTATCAGCCCCTTTTTGAACAGCTGGCTCACGAAGATGCCGGCGAAATAGTCGATGAATTGGAGAATCGAGGAGTGAGTTATCGGCTTGAGGATGGCGGCAGTACGATTTTGGTGCCGGCCGATCAGGTTCACGATATGAGGCTTGCTCTGGCGGGAGAAGGTCTGCCTGCTTCGGGGCAGGTCGGTTTTGAAGTTTTTGATGATGTACAATTTGGTACAACCGATTTCGAAAGAAGGGTAAACTTATATCGGGCCATGGGGGGAGAATTGAGCCGCTCCATCGAGAGTATGGAAGCAATAGCAAGCGCCCGGGTGCAGATAACTGCCCCCGAGGAAAGCCTTTTTGTTTCCGAAGAAAGGCCGGCTGAGGCTTCAGTTATGCTGAATTTGGAGCCCCGACATCAGCTCGATGAAAGTATGGCCCGGGCAATCGGAAATCTGGTGGCCAGCGGTGTCCCCGATTTAAGTCTGGAAAACGTGACCATCGTCGATACCGCGGGCAACATGATCGCGGCCGGTGATCTGGCGGATGGAGATGATTTCAATGCCAGGGAGATCAGCACCAACCAGAGAGAGATGGAACGAGATTACGAGGAGAAATTGACCGAAAGATTGCAGGGGATGCTGACCAGAATTCTGGGCCCGGATAATTTCACCGTTCAGGTCGAAAGCAGAATGAATTTTGACCGCAGAGAACGGGAGAGTCACACATATTTACCCATTATTGATGAAGAAGGGCTGCCGAGAAGCAGAGAGGAACTGAGAGAAATATATTACGGCGGAGAAACTCCTGAGGAAGCAGGAGCCCCTGGTACGGATAGCAATATTCCCGGTTATCTAACCGTGGAGGAAATGGAAGAAGAGGGGTATTACGAAAGAACTGAAGAAACCATAAATTATGAGATGGATGAGATCGTGGAGCGCGAGGAATTTGCTCCCGGCCAGCTGGAACATCTTTCTATTTCTGTAATGGTCGATGATGAGATGGCCGAGGATGATCTGTTAATTCTTGAGGATTCAATTCAGGCTGCGGTCGGTTTTGACCCCGAAAGGGATGACACCATAAATGTTTCCAGTCTGGAATTTGATCGAACCATCGAAGAGGAGATAGAAGCTGCCAGGGCCGAAGAGGAGGCCCAGCGCCGCAGACAGCAGATAATATACAGTGTTCTCATAGTTGCCATCCTTCTGATAACTCTGACAGCAGCTTTAATTCTGCGCAGACGAATGAAAACTTCGGAAGAAATGGCCGTTCCTCAGGGCGCCACCGTCGATGAGATGGTCGAAGATGAAGAGGAAGAAGAGGTGGAGCTGCCCGAAGAGGAGCTTTCCGAAGAGGAGAAAAAAGCCCGCAAGATGCGCGAGGAACTTCATGAAATGGCCGAAGATCAACCGGAAGAGATGGCCGAACTCATTAAAAGCTGGATCATAGAAGAGTAAGAGGTGATATTTAATGCCCACAGAAATAGATGGGCGTAAAAAAGCGGCCATTTTGCTAGTAACCCTGGGATCTGATGTTTCCGCACAGATTTTTGAGCATTTGAGCGAAGAGGAGATAGAGGAATTGACCCTGGAGATAGCCAATCTTCAGGAAGTAGAACAGGAGACCAAGCAGGGGGTTGTCGAGGAGTTTTATCAGATGGCCCGGGCCCAGGACTTTCTTGACAGGGGTGGAATACAGTATGCCCGTGATGTCCTGGAAAAAGCAGTGGGGAAGGAGAGAGCCAAAGATATACTCGGGCGATTGACAGCGTCGCTCAAAGTTCGCCCTTTTGACTCCATCCGCAAAACCGATCCATCTCAGCTGATAAATTTTATTCAGGATGAACATCCGCAGACCATAGCACTGGTGCTCGCCTATCTCAATCCCGATCAGGCTTCAGAAATTTTGAGCTCGCTGCCGGAGGAAATTCAGACCGAAGTCTCCAAACGTCTGGCCACCATGGATAGAACATCTCCCGAGATCATCAAGGATGTGGAACAGGTTCTCGAGCAAAAAATTTCTTCCGTCGTCACCGAGGAATATGCCCGGGCTGGCGGTATAGAATCGATAGTTGATATATTAAACAGCGTCGATAGAGGAACGGAGAAAAATATTCTCGATGAAATGGAGCAGGAAGATCCGGAGCTGGCCGAGGAAATCAGACAGAGAATGTTCGTATTCGAAGACCTGACGCTTCTGGACGATCAGGCCATACAGCTTACCCTGCGGCAGGTTGAAACAGATGATCTGGCCCTGGCTCTAAAGACGGCCAGCGAAGAAGTCGAGGAAAAAATTCTCAGCAATATGTCGGAAAGAGCTGCCGAAATGCTGGAGGAAGATATGGAATATATGGGTCCGGTCAGGATACGAGAAGTGGAAGAAGCCCAGCAGCGCATAGTAAATGTCATCAGAGAACTCGAAGAAAGCGGCGAGATAGTTATAGCCCGCGGCGGGGAGGAAGAAATAGTTGTCTGATTTTAGAGGTTCAAACTCCAGTTCCAACTTAATAAAGTCTTCCAGCATAACCGGGGAGTATCAGTTGAGCGAAAAGGAAACCCGCGAGAGGTATGAAGAAGAAAAAAGCAGAAAAAACGATGAAAATCGGCAGCAGGATGAAAAAAATGAGAAAAGTGAAGAAGCTGAAAAAGCGCTTGAGCAGGCCAGGAGCGAGGCGGATGATATTTTAGAAGAAGCCCGCCAGAAAGCCGATGAGATTATCGCCGCTGCTGAAAACGAGGCTGAAAAAATAAAAGAGCAGGCCGAGGAAGAAGGCTATAAAGAGGGGTATGATAAAGGATTGGCAGAGGGCAGGGAAGAAGCCCGTGAGAACTTGAGAAAGGAACATCAAAAATCTCTGCAGACGGTAACAGAGGCCGCTGCCAGAACGGATGAAAGGCTTGAAAAGGAAGTTCGGGATACTTCGGAGCGGATAGTCGACTTTGCTGTTGATATAGCTGAAAAGATAGTGCAGACTGAAATTCATTTCAATCCTGAAGTTATAGTTCCTATTGTTGAGGAATGTCTGGAGGAAATCAGCTTAAATAATAATGAGATTACCATTCGGGTAGCTCCCGAAGTTGAGGAATACCTGCGGGATCTGGATTACGAAGGCCGGCGGGATACCGAGATCAAAATTGTAGCTGATTCCGGTTTAAAACCGGGGGATTGTCTGGTGGAGACCGACTTCGGCGGTCAGGATGCCACCATCGAAAGCAAGCTCGAAATTTTGCGAGACCAGCTCACCGATGAAGTCAAAAATACCGTGGAGCAGTGATAAAAATGAGCATAATCGATTATGACAGGCTCAAAAGCACCCTGGAAATTTCCGATACAAGGAGAAATTTTGGGCATATAACCCGCGTGGTGGGGTTGATTATCGAATCGCGCGGACCGGAGGTCAGCATCGGTGAGATCTGTCTGATCAAAAATCATGACCGCACCGTGCGGGCAGAAGTGGTCGGCTTTGATGATAACCGGGTGCTTTTGATGCCGATTGGAGATATAAAAGGAGTGAATCCGGGCGCCAGGGTGGTGGCGACCGGCGAAAAGTTCAGGGTGAAGGTAGGAGAAGGCCTGCTCGGCTGTGTGCTGGACGGGCTGGGTCGGCCCGAGATGGGCGAGATAGATTCCCGGAGGGATCTGACAGATGTTCCGGCTACCCGGCAGCCGCCTGACCCCTTAAAAAGACAGCGGATTAGCGAACCCTTAAGCCTGGGAATTCGCAGCATAGATGGGCTTTTAACCTGCGGCCGGGGGCAGAGGATCGGGATTTTTGCCGGGAGCGGTGTCGGCAAAAGTACCCTGCTGGGAATGGCCGCCCGCAACACCGAGGCCGATATCAACGTCATAGGACTTATCGGCGAGCGGGGAAGAGAGGTCAGAGATTTTATCGAAAAAGATCTGGGCGAAAAAGGCCTGGGAAAATCCATAATAGTGGTGGCCACTTCCGATGAGCCCGCTCTGGTCCGTTTTAAAGCTTCTCAGGTAACCACCGCCATCGCCGAATACTTTCGCAATCAGGGGGAAGATGTGCTGCTGATGATGGATTCTCTGACCCGGGTTGCCCGGGCGTTGAGAGAAATAGGTCTGGCCGTGGGAGAACCCCCCACAACGAGAGGATATCCTCCCTCTGTTTTCAACAGACTGCCCCGTCTGCTGGAAAGAACGGGAGCGGGCGAGGAGGGGACCATCACAGCGCTTTATACGGTGCTGGTTGAGGGCGATGATTTTAACGAGCCCATTTCCGATACCGTCAGGGCTATTCTCGACGGTCATATAGATCTCTCCCGGGATCTGGCCTCCCGCAATCATTACCCGGCTGTAGATGTGCTTTCAAGCGTCAGCAGGGTCATGAAGGATATAGTGCCCGAGGAGCATGAAGAATCGGCAGGGGAGTTAAAAAAGCTGCTGGCGGATTATAGAGAATCGGAGGATCTCATCAATATAGGTGCCTATGAAAAGGGCAGCAACCCCGATGTCGACAGAGCTATAGAGCGAATTGATGACATCAATGATTTTTTGCAGCAGGATATAGAAGAGGATGCCAGCTATGAAGGGACCATCTCGCAGCTGAAAAATATTGTAAGTTAGCCGGAGGGTGATCCTGCTTGAAAAAATTTGATTTTGATCTGAAGAAAGTTTTGAAGGTGAGGACTATCAGAGAAGAGCTGGCTCAGGCTGAATTTCTAAAAGCCCGGCAGCAGGCCCGGCAGCTGGAGGATGAGGTCGATAATCTGGCCTGTGTACAGGAGAAAGTTTACGATCATATCAGAAAAAAATCCAATCCTGATCCTGAAATGGCACTGCAGGCCCGCCGATATTTAAAGCATAATCGCCAGGAAATCGATAATCTTCAGGAGAATCTTTCCCAGCAGAAAGAGGTAGTCTATGAGCGGCGGGAGGAATTGAGGAAAAAATCGCAAAAAAAGCAGGCCATGGAAAGGTTAAAAGAGAATCAATCAGAAGTATATTATAAGGAGCTGCAAAAAGACCAGCAGAAAATAATAGATGATCTGGCCCGACATTTTACGGGCAGTCTGGATGAGGACGAAGATGTTTTTCCGCTTTAAGGGGGAAACTGAATGCTGCGCAAATTATTACTGATAGCTATTATATTATCTTTTCTGGCCACGATTTCTTTAGTAGCATTAAATTTTTTCGGAATAATTTCTATAAGATCCTATGCAGAAGACATAGTAACCGGTTTGCCCGTGCTGGAGGACCATGTTCGCACCGGGGAGCAGTATTTTGAATTACAGGGTGAATATGAGGCTCTGCAGGAGGAGCATGCGGAGCTGCAGGAGGAGCATCAGAACCTCCAGAATGATTTTGATGAGCTGGAGGCCGAACTGGAAACAGTCCGCAGCGAAAAAGAAGAACTGGAAGCGCTTTATCAGGAGATGCAGGAAGAGGAGATGACCAGAGAGGAAAGAATGGAACAGCTGGTTAATATCTATTCCAATATGGCGGCGGCTCAGGCGGCGGAAATTTTTGAAACTATGAATCGGGAGCTGGCCGTGGCTATTCTGGCCAACATGGACGATCGCGATGCAGCCGAGCTTCTGGAAAATCTGCCGGCCGATCAGGCGGCGGAGCTTTCAGGAGAATTACAATAGATGAATGATGTTATGTGTAAAAAACAGGCTGAAAATAAAGGGAAGGGGGTGAATAAATGAGTTCGGGAGCTGTCAATATTTTGCAGGGGATGTTCAACGCTTCTCTCGATGCTGATGCCGGCGATCTGGACTCCGAAGCCAGCAGCGATTCTCTATCGGAAAGCCCTGAGGATTTCAGCGAGGTTCTGAGCAAGATTCAGGATAAAAATCCGGAAGCCGCTGACTTTGAGATCGGAGAGCTGGAGGCTCTGCTGGAGGAAAAGGAGATGATTTCAGCAGGAGCCGGTTTTGCAGGACCGCTTGATCTGCTGGAGAGGCTGGTTCAGACAAATGCCATCGATATTGAAATCTCTGAGGGAAAGCTGGTTTTTTCCTCGGAGGAGCTTTCTGACGAGCTGGTCGAGCTGCTCAACGAAAGCGAGATGGATCTGGAAAGCCTTCTGGAGATGAAGGAAGCGAGCTCGGGAAGTTTTCCGGCCCTTCACGGCGAGCTTATGACAGCCGCCAACTTCGCGGAGGAAGAGATCGATGCTCTGCTGGAGGAAACTCTCTTTCGCTTCGAGGACCGCTGGCAGAATCCGGAGAAAATTCGCAGTCAGATCAGGCGGGCCATGAGGTCTGCAGCGCTGCAGGGTGTAGATACCTCCGAGCTGGTGGAAATGTTCGGCGAGCTCGAGCCGGGTGAGGCAGAAAATATGCTTTTCAGGATGATGCTGGTAGAAGCTGACGCCGAAGAAATTTCCGGGCTGGCAGAGAGCGACAAAAATTACATCATGCATGCTCTGCTGAATTCTGAATCGACCGAGGAGTCTTTTTCCCAGCTCAGGGTGGATCAGGATCTGGCCCCTCTGCTGGAGAAAATTGCCGAACATTATGATCTGAGCGATGATCAGGTTGAAAAGCTCATCGACAGGGTCAGGCAGAAGTATGCCGATGGGGAAAACCGCTCGCAGCTATTATCCGAGATGATCGCCAGGCTGGATAGCGAGGCGGCTGATATAGAGCTCGAATCCAGACCGGCCCGACATGCGGCGGAACTCTGGAATGAGGTGCTGTCAGAAGTTTTGAGCCGGGAGCTGGATTACCGGTCAGAAGAGGTCGACATCAAGGAATTTCTCAGGGGATTGGATGATTCCGAATCCGGAAGAGCTGAAATCGACAGCGAGCTGCTGCGCGATCTGCTCTTCGGCGAGGAGGATTCACGTCCGACTGCGAACTGGCAGGAACTCACCGCCGAGCTGTTAAATTTCGATTCTCAGGAGGAAGTCGGCGAGTTTGACCTGGAACTTGATCTGGATCTGGACCCGGACCGGGAAGGATTAAATCCTGCGGATTTATCTGATATACCCGGGACAGCCAGTGATGAACAGCAGCTTAATGCACTGGGAGATTACGAACTGGCCCAGCTGATGATGAGCGGCGGGGCTGAAACTGCAGCTGCCGAAATCGAATCCGACTGGTCGGGCTGGCAGCAGAGCGCTGTGGATCAAATAGTTGAGTCGTTCACACTGCTGCAGGGCCAGGAGCGCGACACCATGCTTTTACAGCTGGAGCCCGAAAATCTGGGCAAAATCGGTATTGAGATCTCGGTGGAAAGCGGTGAAGTGCTGGCTCATCTGGTTGTCGAGGACAGCGCTGTCCGCAGCGAGCTGGAAAATAATCTGGGAACTCTGCATCGCAGTCTGGTCCGCGAGGGCTTTGAGGTGAATCAGATCACCCTGGAAGGCAGCGATGAGGAAAACCCACTGCTCTCCCAGGAAGAAGGCGGACAGCAGCGGGAGGATGATTCCGGAAGTTCTGAGAGAGAGGGCTCTTTCGAGGAGGAATTTTCTTCGGAATGGCCCGGCAGAATATCAAGACTGGATGACTTTGAGAACGGCGAGATCGATGAAGAACTCAGGGGATGGCTCAGGTGGAAGCAGTATCAGTACACCTGGATTTAATCTGTCTGCCTGTTCTCAGGAGGTGAAATAAAAGATGATGGAAGGAACCGTGCCAACACCGGCCGGCCAGGAAGTTGCCCTGGCGGAGGAGGACATGGAAGCGCCGGACGAGATAGACCGCGTAGAAGGCGATGAGCTGGGACGCGATGCTTTTCTGGAACTGCTGGTCACCCAGCTGGGCAATCAGGATCCTCTTGAACCGATGGACAATGATGAATTTATCACCCAGATGGCTCAGTTCAGCGAACTGGAACAGATGGAAAATCTCAATACCACGATGGGAGATTTTGTCGAACGTCAGGAGCTGGCTGAAGGTTCTGCTCTCATAGGCAGAGAAGTAGAAACTGTGCACCCTGAATCGGGCGAAAGCGTTCTCGGTGAGGTGAACAGGATCAGCCGCGAAGACGGTGAAATATATCTGCAGCTGGAAGGTTATGAGGAAGAATTTGCGATGTCGGGAGTAAGCGCAGTACAGGCGGCGGTGGAATAA
This genomic interval from Halarsenatibacter silvermanii contains the following:
- a CDS encoding FliH/SctL family protein; the protein is MSDFRGSNSSSNLIKSSSITGEYQLSEKETRERYEEEKSRKNDENRQQDEKNEKSEEAEKALEQARSEADDILEEARQKADEIIAAAENEAEKIKEQAEEEGYKEGYDKGLAEGREEARENLRKEHQKSLQTVTEAAARTDERLEKEVRDTSERIVDFAVDIAEKIVQTEIHFNPEVIVPIVEECLEEISLNNNEITIRVAPEVEEYLRDLDYEGRRDTEIKIVADSGLKPGDCLVETDFGGQDATIESKLEILRDQLTDEVKNTVEQ
- a CDS encoding flagellar hook-length control protein FliK, translating into MSSGAVNILQGMFNASLDADAGDLDSEASSDSLSESPEDFSEVLSKIQDKNPEAADFEIGELEALLEEKEMISAGAGFAGPLDLLERLVQTNAIDIEISEGKLVFSSEELSDELVELLNESEMDLESLLEMKEASSGSFPALHGELMTAANFAEEEIDALLEETLFRFEDRWQNPEKIRSQIRRAMRSAALQGVDTSELVEMFGELEPGEAENMLFRMMLVEADAEEISGLAESDKNYIMHALLNSESTEESFSQLRVDQDLAPLLEKIAEHYDLSDDQVEKLIDRVRQKYADGENRSQLLSEMIARLDSEAADIELESRPARHAAELWNEVLSEVLSRELDYRSEEVDIKEFLRGLDDSESGRAEIDSELLRDLLFGEEDSRPTANWQELTAELLNFDSQEEVGEFDLELDLDLDPDREGLNPADLSDIPGTASDEQQLNALGDYELAQLMMSGGAETAAAEIESDWSGWQQSAVDQIVESFTLLQGQERDTMLLQLEPENLGKIGIEISVESGEVLAHLVVEDSAVRSELENNLGTLHRSLVREGFEVNQITLEGSDEENPLLSQEEGGQQREDDSGSSEREGSFEEEFSSEWPGRISRLDDFENGEIDEELRGWLRWKQYQYTWI
- the flgC gene encoding flagellar basal body rod protein FlgC encodes the protein MNMFENINTSASGLTAQRTRMDVISDNIANVNTTRTEDGDPYRRKTPVFRSRASRGTGSFSQILSERASSFSQSGDSSRRGVEIAEIAEDDSPFKTIYNPEHPDADDDGYVEKPNVEITMEMVDMIDASRAYEANINALETAENTAQRALDIGGA
- the fliI gene encoding flagellar protein export ATPase FliI: MSIIDYDRLKSTLEISDTRRNFGHITRVVGLIIESRGPEVSIGEICLIKNHDRTVRAEVVGFDDNRVLLMPIGDIKGVNPGARVVATGEKFRVKVGEGLLGCVLDGLGRPEMGEIDSRRDLTDVPATRQPPDPLKRQRISEPLSLGIRSIDGLLTCGRGQRIGIFAGSGVGKSTLLGMAARNTEADINVIGLIGERGREVRDFIEKDLGEKGLGKSIIVVATSDEPALVRFKASQVTTAIAEYFRNQGEDVLLMMDSLTRVARALREIGLAVGEPPTTRGYPPSVFNRLPRLLERTGAGEEGTITALYTVLVEGDDFNEPISDTVRAILDGHIDLSRDLASRNHYPAVDVLSSVSRVMKDIVPEEHEESAGELKKLLADYRESEDLINIGAYEKGSNPDVDRAIERIDDINDFLQQDIEEDASYEGTISQLKNIVS
- the flgB gene encoding flagellar basal body rod protein FlgB, with protein sequence MNEYLNFLQTGLDGASERQSALTNNIANADTPGYKREDVDFRSTLRGKMEGDSSGGGRTGLSRTHPGHLAGRRTEEAGAEFKRYKETDTSYRYDENNVDIEREMAELSKNEIYFSTLSQQINAKFNNLGTVLERGG
- the fliE gene encoding flagellar hook-basal body complex protein FliE, which codes for MIGPISDRLDLLSGGEIETTESEGSEHPIDDFAELLARNVEEVNQMERSAQDLSEQFALGEIDNIHEVTVATEKARLALQLTTEIQNRVVEAHDDIMRMQI
- a CDS encoding response regulator produces the protein MKSVLIVDDASFMRLNLKNILDEDYEILGEAENGKEAVEKYQELNPDIVTMDITMPEMDGLEAIKAIKDIDPDSDIVVVSAMGQQKMVIDAIEAGAEDFIVKPFEDERVLEALQKLG
- the fliJ gene encoding flagellar export protein FliJ, translated to MKKFDFDLKKVLKVRTIREELAQAEFLKARQQARQLEDEVDNLACVQEKVYDHIRKKSNPDPEMALQARRYLKHNRQEIDNLQENLSQQKEVVYERREELRKKSQKKQAMERLKENQSEVYYKELQKDQQKIIDDLARHFTGSLDEDEDVFPL
- a CDS encoding sulfite exporter TauE/SafE family protein, whose amino-acid sequence is MILIYSVLVGFSIGLMGMGGVFLTPVLILIMDLSLSEIMGTVLLSFTATGMMGSLMYHRRGNIDWSAALLLGSFSALGSIFGASTNLALDEEILKTILGLFLAAIGVFTLLRHKFTLTLGGFNNIESAVFSVIIFSLTGLGVGFASGLLGVGGPVLLVPLLVAAGWPILLAVGVSQVVSVFASLAGAAGYLQAGSLSPLLAFWLAGGQLIGVVCGSISAHSLPENKIKILLGTALIFLGFYFTV
- a CDS encoding magnesium transporter MgtE N-terminal domain-containing protein, with translation MLRKLLLIAIILSFLATISLVALNFFGIISIRSYAEDIVTGLPVLEDHVRTGEQYFELQGEYEALQEEHAELQEEHQNLQNDFDELEAELETVRSEKEELEALYQEMQEEEMTREERMEQLVNIYSNMAAAQAAEIFETMNRELAVAILANMDDRDAAELLENLPADQAAELSGELQ
- the fliF gene encoding flagellar basal-body MS-ring/collar protein FliF, producing MFARIRDFFSQLQELWGKLNNRAKIIIGASAFIVFTALVFMIFVLGDANYQPLFEQLAHEDAGEIVDELENRGVSYRLEDGGSTILVPADQVHDMRLALAGEGLPASGQVGFEVFDDVQFGTTDFERRVNLYRAMGGELSRSIESMEAIASARVQITAPEESLFVSEERPAEASVMLNLEPRHQLDESMARAIGNLVASGVPDLSLENVTIVDTAGNMIAAGDLADGDDFNAREISTNQREMERDYEEKLTERLQGMLTRILGPDNFTVQVESRMNFDRRERESHTYLPIIDEEGLPRSREELREIYYGGETPEEAGAPGTDSNIPGYLTVEEMEEEGYYERTEETINYEMDEIVEREEFAPGQLEHLSISVMVDDEMAEDDLLILEDSIQAAVGFDPERDDTINVSSLEFDRTIEEEIEAARAEEEAQRRRQQIIYSVLIVAILLITLTAALILRRRMKTSEEMAVPQGATVDEMVEDEEEEEVELPEEELSEEEKKARKMREELHEMAEDQPEEMAELIKSWIIEE
- the fliG gene encoding flagellar motor switch protein FliG, producing MPTEIDGRKKAAILLVTLGSDVSAQIFEHLSEEEIEELTLEIANLQEVEQETKQGVVEEFYQMARAQDFLDRGGIQYARDVLEKAVGKERAKDILGRLTASLKVRPFDSIRKTDPSQLINFIQDEHPQTIALVLAYLNPDQASEILSSLPEEIQTEVSKRLATMDRTSPEIIKDVEQVLEQKISSVVTEEYARAGGIESIVDILNSVDRGTEKNILDEMEQEDPELAEEIRQRMFVFEDLTLLDDQAIQLTLRQVETDDLALALKTASEEVEEKILSNMSERAAEMLEEDMEYMGPVRIREVEEAQQRIVNVIRELEESGEIVIARGGEEEIVV
- a CDS encoding flagellar hook capping FlgD N-terminal domain-containing protein; the encoded protein is MMEGTVPTPAGQEVALAEEDMEAPDEIDRVEGDELGRDAFLELLVTQLGNQDPLEPMDNDEFITQMAQFSELEQMENLNTTMGDFVERQELAEGSALIGREVETVHPESGESVLGEVNRISREDGEIYLQLEGYEEEFAMSGVSAVQAAVE